GGACAGGTTTAAGCGCCAGGCAGATGAACAGGATGCCCGTATTCACCAGTCTGTTAATGCGTCACCGGAAATTGAAAGACAGTCGAAGCTTGCCCGGGCCAAGTATTATTTTTTGTTGAGGGAAGCCCGTCACAGAAGAACCCGATTTCAATAAAGGATAAGTAAATCTTATTTTTTTCAAAAAAAGTTGTTTGAAAGTGTTGACCTGAATGACCCACCGTGATATATTATTCCTTGTCGCCGAAACGACGGCTCAAACAGAATTCACACAGAATAAAAAAGTGTTGACGGAAACGTTGATACGTGATACTCTGAAGGAGTCGCTTTAAGAGTTTGCGACGAAAGTTGACCTTTGAAAACTAAACAAAAACCAAGCAAAAAAAGTGGGATATATGAATAAGATATCCCGTCAATTAAAATCCAGTGTTTTCATCGATACTGGTATGATGCTAGCGCATCAAACTCAACTTTATTGGAGAGTTTGATCCTGGCTCAGGACGAACGCTGGCGGCATGCCTAATACATGCAAGTCGAGCGCAGGAAGCTTTCAGAAGCCTTCGGGTGGACGAAAGTGGAATGAGCGGCGGACGGGTGAGTAACACGTGGGCAACCTGCCCTGCAGACCGGGACAACCTCGTGAAAATGAGGCTAATACCGGATGACCATTGGCACCGCATGGTGCCGATGTAAAAGAGGGGATTCGTCCTCTCACTGCAGGATGGGCCCGCGGCGCATTAGCTAGTTGGTGAGGTAAGGGCTCACCAAGGCGACGATGCGTAGCCGACCTGAGAGGGTGATCGGCCACACTGGGACTGAGACACGGCCCAGACTCCTACGGGAGGCAGCAGTAGGGAATCATCCGCAATGGGCGAAAGCCTGACGGTGCAATGCCGCGTGAACGATGAAGGTTCTCGGATCGTAAAGTTCTGTTATGAGGGAAGAACAAGTGCCGTTTGAATAAGGCGGCACCTTGACGGTACCTCACGAGAAAGCCCCGGCTAACTACGTGCCAGCAGCCGCGGTAATACGTAGGGGGCAAGCGTTGTCCGGAATTATTGGGCGTAAAGCGCGCGCAGGCGGTCTCTTAAGTCTGATGTGAAAGCCCACGGCTCAACCGTGGAGGGTCATTGGAAACTGGGAGACTTGAGTGTAAGAGAGGAAAGTGGAATTCCACGTGTAGCGGTGAAATGCGTAGATATGTGGAGGAACACCAGTGGCGAAGGCGACTTTCTGGCTTACAACTGACGCTGAGGCGCGAAAGCGTGGGGAGCAAACAGGATTAGATACCCTGGTAGTCCACGCCGTAAACGATGAGTGCTAGGTGTTAGGGGTTTCGATACCCTTAGTGCCGAAGTTAACACATTAAGCACTCCGCCTGGGGAGTACGGCCGCAAGGCTGAAACTCAAAGGAATTGACGGGGGCCCGCACAAGCAGTGGAGCATGTGGTTTAATTCGAAGCAACGCGAAGAACCTTACCAGGTCTTGACATCCTCTGAACATCCAGGAGACTGGACTTTCCCCTTCGGGGGACAGAGTGACAGGTGGTGCATGGTTGTCGTCAGCTCGTGTCGTGAGATGTTGGGTTAAGTCCCGCAACGAGCGCAACCCCTGATCTTAGTTGCCAGCATTCAGTTGGGCACTCTAAGGTGACTGCCGGTGATAAACCGGAGGAAGGTGGGGATGACGTCAAATCATCATGCCCCTTATGACCTGGGCTACACACGTGCTACAATGGATGGTACAATGGGTTGCGAAGCCGCGAGGTGAAGCCAATCCCATAAAGCCATTCTCAGTTCGGATTGCAGGCTGCAACTCGCCTGCATGAAGCCGGAATTGCTAGTAATCGCGGATCAGCATGCCGCGGTGAATACGTTCCCGGGCCTTGTACACACCGCCCGTCACACCACGAGAGTTTGTAACACCCGAAGTCGGTGAGGTAACCTTTTGGAGCCAGCCGCCGAAGGTGGGACAGATGATTGGGGTGAAGTCGTAACAAGGTATCCGTACCGGAAGGTGCGGATGGATCACCTCCTTTCTAAGGAGACTTGCTGAAAACCTCCGGTTTTCAGATAAGCTCAACCTTTTTACTTTTGCCTCTGGTTTTTTGTTTAGTTTTGAAGGGTTAAACACTCTTCAGGTTTTTGTGACCTTTGAAAACTGAATAACGAAATGACGAAACATCATGAATCACCGGTGAATCAACTATTTGAAACCTATTCAGGTAGAGAGGAACCGAGTGTCTTGAATTCAAACGTTAAGGTTAAAACGACGCCAAAAGAAAGTCCGTCGCAAGGCGGAAAATGGTTAAGCAAGAAAGGGCGCACGGTGGATACCTTGGCACTAGGAGCCGATGAAGGACGGGACGAACACCGATATGCTTCGGGGAGCTGTAAGTAAGCGTTGATCCGGAGATTTCCGAATGGGGGAACCCACCATCCGTAATGGGATGGGATCCATACCTGAATCCATAGGGTAATGGAAGGCAGACCCGGGGAACTGAAACATCTTAGTACCCGGAGGAAGAGAAAGCAAATGCGATTTCCTGAGTAGCGGCGAGCGAAACGGAATCAGCCCAAACCGAAAGGCTTGCCTTTCGGGGTTGTAGGACACTCCATTGGAGTTACAAAGAGAGAGCGTAGGTGAAGCGGCCTGGAAAGGCCCGCGGGACAAGGTAACAGCCCTGTAGCCGAAACGCCCTCTCCTCCGGAGTGGATCCTGAGTACGGCGGGACACGTGAAACCCCGTCGGAATCCGGGAGGACCATCTCCCAAGGCTAAATACTTCCTAGTGACCGATAGTGAACCAGTACCGTGAGGGAAAGGTGAAAAGCACCCCGGGAGGGGAGTGAAACAGATCTTGAAACCGTGTGCCTACAAGTAGTTGGAGCCCGTTAATGGGTGACAGCGTGCCTTTTGTAGAATGAACCGGCGAGTTGTGATCACGTGCAAGGTTAAGCTGAAGAGGCGGAGCCGCAGCGAAAGCGAGTCTGAACAGGGCGAATAAGTACGTGGTTGCAGACCCGAAACCAGGTGATCTACCCATGTCCAGGGTGAAGTTCAGGTAACACTGAATGGAGGCCCGAACCCACGCACGTTGAAAAGTGCGGGGATGAGGTGTGGGTAGGGGTGAAATGCCAATCGAACCTGGAGATAGCTGGTTCTCCCCGAAATAGCTTTAGGGCTAGCCTCGAGGGAAGAGTATTGGAGGTAGAGCACTGATTGGACTAGGGGTCCCCACAGGATTACCGAATTCAGTCAAACTCCGAATGCCAAATACTTATCCTCGGGAGTCAGACTGCGAGTGCTAAGATCCGTAGTCAAGAGGGAAACAGCCCAGACCATCAGCTAAGGTCCCCAAGTATACGTTAAGTGGAAAAGGATGTGGAGTTGCTTAGACAACCAGGATGTTGGCTTAGAAGCAGCCATCATTGAAAGAGTGCGTAATAGCTCACTGGTCGAGTGACTCTGCGCCGAAAATGTACCGGGGCTAAACGTATCACCGAAGCTATGGCTGAACACCGCAAGGTGTTCGGGGTAGGGGAGCGTTCCAGAGGCTGCGAAGCATGACCGGAAGGACATGTGGAGCGTCTGGAAGTGAGAATGCCGGTATGAGTAGCGAAAAGAGGGGTGGGAATCCCCTCCGTCGAAAGCCTAAGGTTTCCTGAGGAAGGCTCGTCCGCTCAGGGTTAGTCGGGTCCTAAGCCGAGGCTGAAAAGCGTAGGCGATGGCAAACAGGTTGATATTCCTGTACCACCACGTTTCCATTTGAGCAATGGGGGGACGCAGGAAGATAGGGTAAGCGCACCGCTGGTCGTGTGCGTCGAAGCAGTGAGGCTGGTTACGAGGCAAATCCCGTAACCGTAAGGTTGAGCTGTGATCGCGAGTGAAATTACAGTAGCGAAGTTCCTGATTCTACACTGCCAAGAAAAGCCTCTAGCGAGGAAACAGGTGCCCGTACCGCAAACCGACACAGGTAGGCGGGAAGAGAATTCTAAGACGCGCGGGAGAACTCTCGTTAAGGAACTCGGCAAAATGACTCCGTAACTTCGGGAGAAGGAGTGCTCCCCAGGGTGAACAGCCTGGGGGAGCCGCAGTGAATAGGCCCAAACGACTGTTTATCAAAAACACAGGTCTCTGCGAAGCCGCAAGGCGAAGTATAGGGGCTGACACCTGCCCGGTGCTGGAAGGTTAAGAGGTGGGGTTATCCTTCGGGAGAAGCTCTGAATTGAAGCCCCAGTAAACGGCGGCCGTAACTATAACGGTCCTAAGGTAGCGAAATTCCTTGTCGGGTAAGTTCCGACCCGCACGAAAGGTGCAACGATTTGGGCACTGTCTCAACGAGAGACCCGGTGAAATTATATTACCTGTGAAGATGCAGGTTACCCGCGACAGGACGGAAAGACCCCATGGAGCTTTACTGCAGCTTGATATTGGATTTTGGTACAGCTTGTACAGGATAGGTAGGAGCCTTGGAAACCGGAGCGCCAGCTTCGGTGGAGGCATTGGTGGGATACTACCCTTGCTGTACTGAAATTCTAACCTCGAACCGTGATCCGGTTCAGGGACAGTGTCTGGTGGGCAGTTTGACTGGGGCGGTCGCCTCCTAAAGAGTAACGGAGGCGCCCAAAGGTTCCCTCAGAATGGTTGGAAATCATTCGCAGAGTGCAAAGGCATAAGGGAGCTTGACTGCGAGACATACAGGTCGAGCAGGGACGAAAGTCGGGCTTAGTGATCCGGCGGCACCGTATGGAAGGGCCGTCGCTCAACGGATAAAAGCTACCCTGGGGATAACAGGCTAATCTCTCCCAAGAGTCCACATCGACGGGGAGGTTTGGCACCTCGATGTCGGCTCGTCGCATCCTGGGGCTGAAGTAGGTCCCAAGGGTTGGGCTGTTCGCCCATTAAAGCGGCACGCGAGCTGGGTTCAGAACGTCGTGAGACAGTTCGGTCCCTATCCGTCGCGGGCGTAGGAAATTTGAGAGGAGCTGTCCTTAGTACGAGAGGACCGGGATGGACACACCGCTGGTGTACCAGTTGTTCCGCCAGGAGCATCGCTGGGTAGCTACGTGTGGACGGGATAAGTGCTGAAAGCATCTAAGCATGAAGCCCCCCTCAAGATGAGATTTCCCATCACTTCGGTGAGTAAGATCCCTCAGAGACGATGAGGTAGATAGGTCACGTGTGGAAGCATAGCGATATGTGGAGCTGAGTGATACTAATCGATCGAGGGCTTAACCAAGAGTTAAGCGAAGTTTGTTAACACGAAGGACAGACACGGATTCATGATCCCGTCATATGCGTTATTCAGTTTTGAGTGGTTACACTCAATTTCATAGTCTGGTGGCGACAGCGAAGAGGTCACACCCGTTCCCATGCCGAACACGGAAGTTAAGCTCTTCAGCGCCGATGATAGTTGGGGGCTGTCCCCCTGTGAAAGTAGGACGTCGCCGGGCACTTCAACCATCTCTCTGATTGTTCAGGGGGATGGTTTTTTGTTATGCAGAAACAGATGAAAACGATCGGATTTTTGTGGTTCAGGTCTTCTTTTTTACTGTGAACAGGCGTATAATAAGCCGTTGAGCAGTTCGTAACCATCCTGCTTTAACAAAACTAGGGAGATGATTGACATGTCAGAAAATTATTATTTGCCGCGTTCAGGTCCGATGCCGCGTCCTGCGAGCGTGGAAGAAGGAAGAAATGTCCTTCGGGATGAAGCATTCCCGGCACCGGACGTTTCCGTCGTCCGCTTTAAAGCACTCGAATTTACCGCAGTCTGTCCAAAAACCGGTCAGCCGGACTTTGGTCAGGTGGAGATCGAATATGTGCCAAGGAATAAGTGCATTGAATCAAAATCACTGAAGTTCTACTTATGGTCGTACCGTGATGAAGGGGCCTACTGTGAGTCACTTGCCGCTCAGATTGCCGATGATGTGATGGCAGCCATTGAACCGGCACGGGTGAAAGTGATGGTCCACCAGACACCGCGAGGCGGCATTCAGCTTGAGACGGAGGCGGAGCGGATCCATGAAGCTTAACCTCACCAGGAGTGAACTTCTTGTTCTCCTGAACGTCATTTTCGCCACGTCGCTTGTGATCGCCAATGTGCTTGCAGGGAAGCTCGTTGCATTCGGTGAGTTTATTGTGATCCCCGCCGCGGTGATCACCTACGCCTTTACCTTTTTGATTACGGATGTGATCCATGAAAAATACGGCCATGAAACGGCAAAGCGAACGATTATATTTGGTTTCATTGCACAAATATTTGCAAGTACGATGATTGTGCTGGGCGGTTTCCTCCCTGTGGCGCCCTTTGCGGCAGAGAGTCAGGCCGCTTACGAGACGCTCCTCGGTCAGAACTACCGCTTTGCCTTTGCATCCATGGCTGCATATCTCGGGAGTCAGTTCTTTGATGTGTACGTGTTTAAAAAACTGAAGGAAAAGACCCGGTCTGAGAAGAAGTGGCTTCGAAACAATGTCAGTACGGCCTCTTCGCAGTTTGTGGATACGACGATTTTTATTACCATTGCGTTTGCCGGAACCGTGCCGAATCTCTGGATCATGATTGTGAGCCAGTATGCGGTCAAGCTGATCATCGCCCTGATCGATACGCCGATTTTCTATCTCTTGACGAGACGTTCGTCTGAAGAGGAAGAAAGCCGGCAGGCGTCATAATAAATAATCCCCCTGATTCGCTTAGGAATCAGGGGGATTGTTTTGAAACCCGGCCGGTTGGAAAAACGTACCCAAAGAGAGAAAGGTTGGGTGATAGGATGATCCATAACCGCATGGTGAAACGAATGATGTACATCGTTATTTTGGGGGTTCTCCTGGCAGGGCCTCTGCTCATCGAGGTGAACAGACCGGTTCCGTATTATCTGATCGTACTGGCTGTCTTTCTCTATCTGTTTAGGGACATCCAGGACCCGGACCGGTCAAGAAACAGATTCCTTTACAAGTGCTATCAACAGCGCCGACGTTCCTACCATGTCAATGCCTTCAGGGAAGGGGCCGTGTTCTTATTGCAGGTCTCGTTCATTTTGGCTGTCTCCCTGTCGGGCGGGATTGAACCGTTCACCGTGTATATCAGAGAGCTGTGGGGTTTGTGGATCGTCGTCCTGGTCATTGCACTGCCTCTCGGGTATATCCGGGTTGAGATGAATGAAACCCTTTATGAAGAAGCGGTTCAAAAAATGGTTGAGAACGGGGAGACATTGCGGTTTTTAGAGGAGGACCCAATAGAGCGGGAACGGATCCTCAAAAATCAAACAGGGGATGACCGTCAACCGCTTCTTTAATCGACATGGAAAAAAACTCTTGATCCTGGTTTATGTCCTGTTCTTATTCAGCGTCCCGGCCTTTGTGGACATGGTCCACAGTGTTCTGTATCTGATTGCGGTTGCGATCCTTTCCTTTATCGTGATCCGGAGGGAGCTCGCACCTGAGGCCTCAGAGCGGGCGTTCATGGCGAAATGGATTGAAAAGCGCAAACGGTCGGTTCATGTGAATGGCCTCATCAATGCCGGATTGACCTTTGTCACGATGGCCGCCAGCATCTTCATCGTCCCGTTCATCGTGGACGGCCGGCTGATGGAGTGGTCAGCGTTAAGCGCCGGTCAATGGACGGTGATCGTATTGTTTCTTGCTGTTTTTTCACTGGCCCCGGGCTATGTGTCAGTCTGGGAACGTGAGAAACGGTACGACAAGCTGGTCGTCAAGCACGAACGGATGCGAAAACACGCAGAAGGAGACGGGTGAGAGAGCCCGTCTCCTTTTGTCATTGATCAGGACATGGGCTCAGAATCGATGTCTGAAATGCGCCATGTCTCCTGACGATCATCGTAGGAAAAGCTGTAGATCATCCGTACATGACCGATCAGTTCATTCTCACGCTCCTGTTCGAGGCGGGGCGACCCCTGCTCATTGTCGTAAAAGGTATACGGAGCCGTCTCATCAAACCAGACCGGTGCTTCAGTCGGGATGACGGTAACCGTGCCATCCTCTTCGCGGAAATACGTGTTCAGGTGCATGTCCGCTCCCTCCGCGCTTAAAATCCTCGTCAGCTCATTCTCCACCTCACCGATTTCCCCGACGGATTCCAGGGTCTGACCGTGTGCCTGCGCTTCTTCAAAGAAAGCCTGCAGCGTCTCTTCATAGTCGTGCAGAAGTGAGATGGCCTCCTGTTCAGTGAACGAAACGGGGGCTGTTTCATCGTTACGTTCGGCCCCGTTGTTTGTCTCCTGACCTCTTTCCATGTGTGCAGCTTCACCGGAAACGTGATCAATATCCCGTTCGGGCTGTTCATTCCCCCGGTTTTGATCCGCTTCCGTACCGCATGCGGAAAGCGTGATCAAAAAGGCCGCAGGAAGACTGACGAACAGTGACCGAAGCATGAAATCCCTCCTGTTATCAATGTATTTACAGACCGTTTTTCCTGTCAGGCGAAACAGGATAACGTCCCTGGCAATACGGCAAAGGCACCGAGCCCGAAAGAAAAGAGGGCAAACGGCCAG
This genomic window from [Bacillus] selenitireducens MLS10 contains:
- a CDS encoding YaaL family protein, translating into MFSRKGKMRREKDAELIALLDRFKRQADEQDARIHQSVNASPEIERQSKLARAKYYFLLREARHRRTRFQ
- the queF gene encoding preQ(1) synthase, whose product is MSENYYLPRSGPMPRPASVEEGRNVLRDEAFPAPDVSVVRFKALEFTAVCPKTGQPDFGQVEIEYVPRNKCIESKSLKFYLWSYRDEGAYCESLAAQIADDVMAAIEPARVKVMVHQTPRGGIQLETEAERIHEA
- a CDS encoding queuosine precursor transporter; this translates as MKLNLTRSELLVLLNVIFATSLVIANVLAGKLVAFGEFIVIPAAVITYAFTFLITDVIHEKYGHETAKRTIIFGFIAQIFASTMIVLGGFLPVAPFAAESQAAYETLLGQNYRFAFASMAAYLGSQFFDVYVFKKLKEKTRSEKKWLRNNVSTASSQFVDTTIFITIAFAGTVPNLWIMIVSQYAVKLIIALIDTPIFYLLTRRSSEEEESRQAS